Within the Naumovozyma castellii chromosome 1, complete genome genome, the region TATATGAGTACCCATTGTCAATGCTCTGGTTCTTGGAAGGGAAGTATATCTCAGGATTCGGTCACTAAAATGATAGAAGTTTACAAACAAGTTGCTGGATACTATGAATTCGAGGTGCTGACTAATGCCTTAGAAGAACTATTTTAAGGAATCATTTTAACTTTATTTGTATGCTGCATAGCAATTGTAGTATAGATTAAATAATTactattttcattaaataatagAATATGCATTTAGAACCGACTAGgttgaaattatttgatcCTCTCAGGATGATCAATAGAGTGTTTCTCCATGGCCCATTCTACTCAGGTCACATCCAATTTCTTATCActaatttttttggaaaGGGCATCCTTCATGCATAAGGCCAGCTGTCGTTTTAGTGGGGGTGATAGTTTACCATGCTTGAGCTTGGTCTTGTGCAGTTTTTGCTTCATCtacatcttcatcttcaacgAAACCTTTCACTTCACCAGCAATTATTCTTGAaagatcttcaaaatcatcaaaatcaattattcttttcttatCTTGTTTCGTTAATCGATTGACAGAGATTAATATGGTTCTGAATTTGTTTTTTAGTTTTACCAAAatcttttctaaattttcaacatcttcatccttaTTACTCAGCCCTACCGTTTTTATTAAGGATCTAATAGATTCCACATTCTTCTCCAAGTTTTGATTTCCCAATTCTAATGAATCTAATACATCACAGAACCCTGTCATTTGACCCAATAATACAAATCTTTGGAATCCAACTTGCAAACCAAATTGCTTTCCCTCCAGAAagttatttttcaaattctcaTTGTGCCCTTCTTCCCAACCTTCTTCATAAAACTGTTCTTCCAGATTTAGTAGGTTATCGAATATATCCATTATCGTGGTAATTATAGTCCTATAAACCGTGATATTTGGTATTGTCGGTATTATTGTTTGACCAAAAATGCAATCTTTAGTAAGCAGTGTTATTTCTCGgtaatgaatttttcacctCATCGGTGCCAAAAACCTACAAGGAAAGCTAATGTAGTTTTGCAAACAACAAAAAGGGACATTAATCTTTCTAGAGgatcaatttcaagatattaTACTGCCGCTGAAGAAACTTTACCTAAGAAAATTGGGACTTTAAGTGAGCCTACTGTAATaccattttttgaattcatGCTTACACTAACTCCTCAGTTAATTATTctcaattttaataaagagAACAATTAAATGAGATACgataatatttaatttttctatttaattaaaattttatttatgcTTTTCAAACATTACTTGGGATGTGACAGGTAAAAAAGTGGCAATTGGGCTTAAACTCCACTCATACTCCGTTTTACCGGCTTCAAAATGTGTGGTCAAATCACTTTTTGCTACCAGAGATGTATTGGTTCATGATTGATTTGGGTTGGTACTTAACTTATAATGGTAAACCACTGAAAAGCCCAAGCCTTTTATCAATTCGAAAACGTGTATTTTTGTTAAACACTGTACATATTTATATGAAGTAAAAAACTATCAAATCACAACTGCTTCCCAGAATTGACTTGCTTCCCTGTCTTCTGAATCTTTTCCAGGATAGTTTCATAGGGCAAGGTAGAGATGACATCTACCGTTTGTTTCTCCAATGAGATATCGATTTTAGAAACTTCAGGCTTTAAACGAGTCAATGCCTTATCAATGGCGCCAGAGCAGCCTGAACATGTCATGACGACATTAAATTGGTAATGATTCCCTTCTGACATTACTTGTGTTAATTTTTAACTTGATTGAGGAAAGATTATGATGGATAGGTCTGTTGAAGTTCGTTTCAATGCTCCTTCTCCTAATTTTATATTTCCTCAGCGAATGGCTATTGCACCTTGTTTCTTATTTCGGAGTTATATCGCGCCATGCTAACAATCGCAGACAGTTAGTTGACTAGATTACAAACTATATTATATCAATACATATTCTCGATCAATCCGCTATGTTTGTGTTCCTGATTTCATAAATATCCTCGATAGCGTTTCGTCTCAATGGTGTATCAGCAAACAATAACTTCAGCCATTGAGCAATCTCTTCAGTACTGAAGAGATAGAAATCTCCGTCATAAAATAAGTccattatttcttttaaatGCAAGGGTAAAATCTTCCCAATAATAGAAAATTTCTCTCGAAGTTCTTTATACTTTGGCAAATTAGAAAGAAGTGGAATAGTTGAATcattcaacaacaaagtGAATAACTCACTTAAATTTTCAGAATTCTTTTCGGATATTACTTTCCAGGTTAAAATAACATCAACAGTGCTAGTGAAATAAATGAAGTTTAATAATTGCAATAGATTATCTTCGCCTTCCTTGCCACCAATTTTAACTAAGGGATCGATTATATGTTGTTGAATGAAAGGTATCAACTGCCTAGTGACTATGTGCCATGAAACgttattttcattttccaataatgaattcagttgttgttgaattaACTTAAAGACACGCTTCTCGTTCAACGCAATTTCTTTCCTTAAGTAGTTTTGACTTAGctcttcaattctttgcAGTGACGGGTTCTTTTGTCCGATATATCTTAGGTTATTATAAAATATCCAccaattttcttggaaatgaCAGCTGCACATTGCAACAAAGGAACTTTGAAAGacattaaatttataattGTAATATTGCTGGTCTATTTTAGCTTgatccattattgaaacgGATTTATTCAAGCGCTCTACTGCCGTTTCAAATAGTTGAGGTAGCTTGTTGATTTCAATGTTGGTGCCCTGATGGGAGGCATTTGTAGTTGGCACTGTGTCTGTAATGTCATCATCAAGGCCCCATGCATTATCCCAATCATCTTCAGCATGATCTTCATTCGTtttatctttttctttttgagattgattttcattttgttccAGGTCGTCGAGATCAAGGTCAATTTCATCACCCCATGCATCATCTCCCTCACCATCATCAGCATTATCATCCCAGTTCCAATTGTCATCATCAGGTTCCTTCTTAGAGCTATTTTGTGACTCTATTTTCTTGGCAGACTCGTTAGCGTTTGAATCACTTTCTGATTTTCGTTTGCTatctcttttcaaaaaaacaGTTTCAACCTCGGAGATGGAACCATCATTTTTTATGGTATCCCTCATATATTCTAAGGCCtcattaaatttcttatccAACATGAGGTTAAAATAGATTTGCTCATTATTCAgtatattcaatatttcgCTATCGTTGAAATGCCACTGATTTTTAGTCCGATCAGCTAATTTTACTAATGATTTGCTTACTTCAATAATTCGATCCTTCAATGGAGAATTATCATTTAGAATGACGGATGCATTTTGTTTCACTAATTTTGTTAATTCATTAGAAATAACATTC harbors:
- the LTO1 gene encoding ribosome biosynthesis protein LTO1 (ancestral locus Anc_1.97) — translated: MDIFDNLLNLEEQFYEEGWEEGHNENLKNNFLEGKQFGLQVGFQRFVLLGQMTGFCDVLDSLELGNQNLEKNVESIRSLIKTVGLSNKDEDVENLEKILVKLKNKFRTILISVNRLTKQDKKRIIDFDDFEDLSRIIAGEVKGFVEDEDVDEAKTAQDQAQAW
- the ATX1 gene encoding copper metallochaperone ATX1 (ancestral locus Anc_1.98); this translates as MSEGNHYQFNVVMTCSGCSGAIDKALTRLKPEVSKIDISLEKQTVDVISTLPYETILEKIQKTGKQVNSGKQL
- the DSL1 gene encoding Dsl1p (ancestral locus Anc_1.99) — encoded protein: MTDIFMSIDSILGNRDALIQSIEQNLETPPLTATHDGNSSTQELNRGQLMMKEEQLSSQLHDLNNLKILSGLLIEFKTNFELLELENCFYSLQSIRKRINGNNNSSFLKQSFHFQRSVAVYVDTMHSTLIDKIFEIITTKFWQINDTGSIAFHKKITYGPEDIDLEYESFIDFVKQQYFPQNVLDSQLWIISDMDINDLQENVRGKLQTILKSYIHLNVVIDRIKKSIFTKGKMFDYELGKLLFKDVSNITDNQSLLQETIASFTSLVRFFQDILIEDDCITVLTSLGNVISNELTKLVKQNASVILNDNSPLKDRIIEVSKSLVKLADRTKNQWHFNDSEILNILNNEQIYFNLMLDKKFNEALEYMRDTIKNDGSISEVETVFLKRDSKRKSESDSNANESAKKIESQNSSKKEPDDDNWNWDDNADDGEGDDAWGDEIDLDLDDLEQNENQSQKEKDKTNEDHAEDDWDNAWGLDDDITDTVPTTNASHQGTNIEINKLPQLFETAVERLNKSVSIMDQAKIDQQYYNYKFNVFQSSFVAMCSCHFQENWWIFYNNLRYIGQKNPSLQRIEELSQNYLRKEIALNEKRVFKLIQQQLNSLLENENNVSWHIVTRQLIPFIQQHIIDPLVKIGGKEGEDNLLQLLNFIYFTSTVDVILTWKVISEKNSENLSELFTLLLNDSTIPLLSNLPKYKELREKFSIIGKILPLHLKEIMDLFYDGDFYLFSTEEIAQWLKLLFADTPLRRNAIEDIYEIRNTNIAD